Proteins from a genomic interval of Microbacterium phyllosphaerae:
- a CDS encoding DHA2 family efflux MFS transporter permease subunit, which yields MRSPREVFTAISGLVVGMFVAVLSGTVVSTSMPVIIADLGGTQSQYTWVITASLLATAVSTPIWGKLADLVDRKILVQISLILFTAGTVIAGFSTDTNMLIAVRVIQGIGVGGLMSLVMIAVALIISPRERGKYMGVVGGIMALGTIGGPLLGGLLTDVWGWRSNFFVGVPFALVALVLLQFTLHLPKPQRDRKVSIDYFGIVLLAVGVSTLLIWVSMGGSQFDWDSSTSIMLAVTAGVAIAAFITVEFFVKEPIVPMSLFRNRTFTLSVIASIAIGVSMFATSVFLAQYFQLARGATPTESGLMTIPMIIGQMGASIIIGQLVSRFGKWKGWMLTGSVLTTVGVSLMATLRYDTPFPLVAVYMFVLGAGLGMVMQNLTLIVQNDTAPQQLGAASSNVNFFRTIAGTIGVTVMGSMLSTSVANYMTDALKGFTPTTPDEIDALTHLASGDVPKITQLPDTIRAIVESAYGHGIADSFIIAIPLAVISILAIAFIKNKPLSTKNAAEQLREQAEESVLEVSEAEVGATMSTGTIRIAGVDSASPTTGSVTVLEREDRESRR from the coding sequence GTGCGCTCGCCGCGCGAGGTCTTCACCGCGATCTCCGGCCTCGTCGTCGGCATGTTCGTCGCCGTGCTCTCGGGCACCGTGGTGTCGACCTCGATGCCCGTCATCATCGCCGACCTCGGCGGCACCCAGTCTCAGTACACCTGGGTCATCACCGCGAGCCTTCTGGCGACCGCCGTCTCGACGCCCATTTGGGGCAAGCTCGCCGACCTGGTCGACCGCAAGATCCTCGTGCAGATCTCGCTGATCCTCTTCACCGCCGGCACGGTCATCGCCGGATTCTCGACCGACACGAACATGCTCATCGCGGTCCGCGTCATCCAGGGCATCGGCGTCGGCGGACTCATGTCTCTCGTCATGATCGCCGTCGCCCTCATCATCTCGCCGCGCGAGCGCGGCAAGTACATGGGCGTCGTCGGCGGCATCATGGCCCTCGGCACCATCGGCGGTCCGCTGCTCGGCGGCCTCCTCACCGACGTCTGGGGCTGGCGCTCCAACTTCTTCGTCGGTGTGCCGTTCGCACTCGTCGCCCTCGTGCTGCTGCAGTTCACGCTGCACCTGCCCAAGCCGCAGCGCGACCGCAAGGTCTCGATCGACTACTTCGGCATCGTGCTGCTCGCCGTCGGCGTCTCGACCCTGCTGATCTGGGTCTCGATGGGCGGCAGCCAGTTCGACTGGGACTCCTCGACGAGCATCATGCTCGCCGTCACCGCCGGTGTCGCGATCGCCGCCTTCATCACGGTCGAGTTCTTCGTCAAGGAACCGATCGTCCCGATGTCGCTGTTCCGCAACCGCACCTTCACCCTGTCGGTCATCGCGTCCATCGCGATCGGCGTCTCGATGTTCGCGACCTCCGTGTTCCTCGCGCAGTACTTCCAGCTCGCCCGTGGCGCCACGCCCACCGAGTCCGGTCTGATGACCATCCCGATGATCATCGGCCAGATGGGTGCGTCGATCATCATCGGCCAGCTCGTCAGCCGCTTCGGCAAGTGGAAGGGCTGGATGCTCACGGGATCCGTGCTCACCACGGTCGGCGTCTCGCTCATGGCGACGCTGCGCTACGACACGCCGTTCCCGCTGGTCGCCGTCTACATGTTCGTGCTGGGCGCGGGCCTCGGCATGGTCATGCAGAACCTCACCCTCATCGTGCAGAACGACACCGCGCCGCAGCAGCTGGGTGCCGCCTCGTCGAACGTGAACTTCTTCCGCACGATCGCCGGCACCATCGGCGTCACCGTCATGGGCTCGATGCTGTCGACCAGCGTCGCGAACTACATGACCGATGCGCTCAAGGGCTTCACGCCGACCACCCCGGACGAGATCGACGCGCTCACGCACCTCGCCTCGGGTGACGTGCCGAAGATCACCCAGCTCCCCGACACGATCCGCGCGATCGTCGAGAGCGCCTACGGCCACGGCATCGCCGACTCGTTCATCATCGCGATCCCGCTCGCCGTGATCTCGATCCTCGCGATCGCGTTCATCAAGAACAAGCCGCTGTCGACCAAGAACGCCGCCGAGCAGCTGCGCGAGCAGGCGGAGGAGTCGGTGCTCGAGGTCTCGGAGGCCGAGGTCGGGGCGACGATGTCGACCGGCACGATCCGCATCGCCGGTGTCGACTCCGCGTCGCCCACGACCGGATCGGTGACCGTCCTCGAACGCGAGGACCGGGAGTCGAGGCGCTGA
- a CDS encoding DUF1214 domain-containing protein — protein MAIIVNSDNFVRAENDRMLHDLQRDAGGINRFLHNREPAAIDRQTVIRLNRDTLYSFAVVDISEGARFTVPEHGDRYLSAMVVNQDHHINRVIHAPGEHTLTVEEFGSPYVVLAVRILVDPQDASDVEAVVALQDLLELHAESDSPFETPEYDRASFDDTRNALLALARHLTGFDRMFGTIEQTDPVRHLIGTAAGWGGLPSDEASYMGVDPGLPPGRYELTVADVPVDGFWSISVYNAAGYFEPNEHGAYTVNSITGVPNPDGSITVRFGDWPADTANAIPTPVGWNYLVRLYRPRAEILDGTWTFPVIQP, from the coding sequence ATGGCCATCATCGTGAACTCCGACAACTTCGTCCGAGCCGAGAACGATCGCATGCTGCATGACCTCCAGCGGGATGCCGGCGGCATCAACAGGTTCCTGCACAACCGGGAACCCGCGGCGATCGACAGGCAGACCGTCATCCGCCTCAATCGCGACACGCTCTACAGCTTCGCCGTCGTCGACATCTCGGAGGGCGCCAGATTCACCGTCCCCGAGCACGGAGACCGGTACCTCTCGGCGATGGTCGTCAACCAGGACCACCACATCAACCGCGTGATCCACGCCCCCGGGGAGCACACGCTGACCGTGGAGGAGTTCGGCTCGCCGTACGTCGTGCTCGCGGTGCGCATCCTCGTCGACCCACAGGACGCCAGCGACGTCGAGGCCGTCGTCGCGCTTCAGGACCTCCTGGAGCTGCACGCGGAGTCCGACTCCCCCTTCGAGACGCCCGAGTACGACCGCGCATCGTTCGACGACACCCGCAACGCTCTGCTCGCCCTCGCGCGGCACCTCACCGGGTTCGACCGCATGTTCGGCACGATCGAGCAGACCGATCCCGTCCGGCACCTCATCGGCACCGCCGCCGGGTGGGGCGGTCTGCCGTCGGACGAGGCGAGCTACATGGGCGTCGACCCTGGCCTGCCTCCCGGACGATACGAGCTCACGGTCGCCGACGTCCCCGTCGACGGGTTCTGGTCGATCTCGGTCTACAACGCCGCCGGGTACTTCGAGCCGAACGAGCACGGCGCCTACACGGTCAACAGCATCACCGGGGTGCCGAATCCGGACGGTTCGATCACGGTGCGGTTCGGCGACTGGCCTGCGGACACGGCGAATGCGATCCCGACACCCGTCGGCTGGAACTATCTCGTGCGGCTGTATCGTCCACGCGCCGAGATCCTCGACGGCACCTGGACCTTCCCGGTCATCCAGCCGTAG
- a CDS encoding DUF1206 domain-containing protein: MNTRNSAASAASAAQDSTTFRVLARIGYVVLGILHLLIGGIAISIATGGGGEKADQGGAMQQIQQSPAGVFLLWLIVLGLLALAIWQIAEAVVERDPDTKKKWGHRVKFLGTAAAYIAIGATALVYALGGQSQSSESSQSFSAKLLAAPAGVALLVLVGLIVAAIGIAFIVRGFTKAFMKNLSAPGGTARSGIVAFGVAGYIAKGVAVGVAGVLFVIAALTHNPETAGGLDSALRTLAGLPYGPIILWIVGAGLVLYGLFCFARARYARM, from the coding sequence ATGAACACTCGCAATTCAGCGGCCTCGGCCGCCAGCGCGGCGCAGGACTCGACGACGTTCCGGGTGCTCGCCCGGATCGGATATGTGGTGCTCGGCATCCTCCATCTGCTCATCGGCGGCATCGCGATCTCGATCGCGACCGGCGGCGGCGGGGAGAAGGCCGACCAGGGTGGGGCGATGCAGCAGATCCAGCAGTCGCCGGCGGGCGTCTTCCTGCTGTGGCTGATCGTGCTCGGGCTGCTCGCGCTCGCGATCTGGCAGATCGCGGAGGCGGTCGTCGAACGAGACCCGGACACGAAGAAGAAGTGGGGCCACCGGGTGAAGTTCCTCGGCACCGCCGCGGCCTACATCGCGATCGGTGCGACGGCGCTGGTCTACGCCCTCGGCGGCCAGTCGCAGTCCTCCGAGTCGTCGCAGTCGTTCAGCGCGAAGCTCCTCGCCGCGCCCGCCGGGGTCGCGCTGCTCGTGCTGGTCGGCCTGATCGTGGCTGCGATCGGCATCGCGTTCATCGTCCGCGGCTTCACCAAGGCCTTCATGAAGAACCTCTCGGCACCAGGAGGAACGGCGCGCTCGGGCATCGTCGCGTTCGGCGTCGCCGGCTACATCGCCAAGGGCGTCGCCGTCGGTGTGGCCGGTGTGCTCTTCGTGATCGCCGCGCTCACGCACAACCCCGAGACCGCGGGAGGGCTGGACTCAGCGCTGCGCACCCTCGCGGGGCTGCCCTACGGCCCGATCATCCTCTGGATCGTCGGTGCCGGACTCGTGCTCTACGGGCTGTTCTGCTTCGCTCGCGCCCGCTACGCCCGCATGTGA
- a CDS encoding phosphatase PAP2 family protein produces MVDVARGTAALIAGVSATVAFVVLRTLVALGGHEPLPADVWWHDLMVSLTSDVWVVIAWVPAIVGGTIGMIVIGAALIAWLVWRKRRWDAATLAIAMVAVVAIGATMAAVIGRTRPEDSLAESVATSFPSGHTAVATTVTIILALTFRRWYVWALGAVWVVTMMWSRTYLHAHWLSDVAAGLLEGIAVACFVWVCVEAVRARRASRTLPSPTGDDTIESTVHP; encoded by the coding sequence GTGGTCGACGTCGCGCGCGGAACCGCGGCCCTGATCGCCGGCGTCTCGGCGACAGTCGCGTTCGTCGTGCTGCGCACGCTCGTGGCCCTCGGCGGGCATGAGCCGCTCCCCGCCGATGTGTGGTGGCACGACCTCATGGTGTCGCTGACCAGCGACGTGTGGGTCGTCATCGCCTGGGTTCCGGCCATCGTCGGCGGCACCATCGGCATGATCGTCATCGGAGCTGCGCTGATCGCGTGGCTGGTGTGGCGCAAGCGCCGGTGGGATGCCGCGACGCTGGCGATCGCCATGGTGGCGGTCGTCGCGATCGGCGCCACCATGGCGGCCGTGATCGGCCGCACCCGCCCCGAGGACTCGCTCGCCGAGAGCGTGGCGACATCCTTCCCGTCGGGGCACACCGCGGTGGCGACCACCGTGACGATCATCCTGGCCCTGACGTTCCGGCGCTGGTACGTCTGGGCACTGGGGGCGGTGTGGGTCGTCACGATGATGTGGAGCCGCACCTACCTGCACGCGCACTGGCTCAGCGATGTGGCGGCGGGGCTGCTCGAGGGCATCGCCGTCGCCTGCTTCGTATGGGTCTGCGTCGAGGCCGTCAGAGCTCGGCGCGCCTCTCGCACACTTCCGTCGCCGACCGGCGACGACACGATCGAAAGCACGGTTCACCCATGA
- a CDS encoding DUF6458 family protein — protein MGIGSGIALFVIGAILVFAINIDTGGYVDLDLIGYILMGAGVVVFLISLVLVMRSRRTETVDRTAVDPATGERVTRRSIRNNDPIA, from the coding sequence ATGGGCATCGGCAGCGGAATCGCGCTCTTCGTCATCGGAGCGATCCTCGTCTTCGCGATCAACATCGACACCGGCGGCTACGTCGACCTCGACCTGATCGGCTACATCCTCATGGGAGCCGGCGTCGTCGTGTTCCTGATCAGCCTCGTCCTCGTGATGCGCAGTCGTCGCACCGAGACGGTCGACCGCACCGCCGTCGACCCCGCCACCGGCGAGCGCGTGACCCGTCGCAGCATCCGCAACAACGATCCGATCGCCTGA
- a CDS encoding arsenate reductase/protein-tyrosine-phosphatase family protein has protein sequence MTDLERRAGIFAALADQTRLSIVDLLTLGDLSSSEIGTALDLRSNLIAHHLGVLESAQIVTRTRSEFDKRRSYIGLRPEVFDTLAPTSVTPPRRVLFVCTANSARSQLAEVIWRDVSGIDAASAGTRPAAVVNPEAAAAAARHGLAIDPARPPRHVDDVRSDGDLVITVCDDAHERMRFRDDLHWSIRDPARIGTPAAFDAAFDTLFQRIRALSSRLLAA, from the coding sequence ATGACTGATCTGGAACGACGCGCCGGCATCTTCGCCGCACTCGCCGATCAGACGCGCCTGAGCATCGTCGACCTGCTGACGCTCGGGGACCTCTCGTCATCCGAGATCGGCACCGCGCTCGATCTGCGGTCCAATCTGATCGCGCACCATCTCGGTGTGCTCGAATCGGCGCAGATCGTCACCCGCACGCGCTCCGAGTTCGACAAGCGGCGCAGCTACATCGGCCTGCGGCCCGAGGTCTTCGACACGCTCGCGCCGACCAGCGTGACGCCCCCTCGCCGGGTGCTCTTCGTCTGCACGGCGAACTCCGCGCGGTCACAGCTCGCCGAGGTCATCTGGCGCGACGTGAGCGGCATCGATGCCGCATCCGCCGGAACCCGACCGGCCGCGGTCGTGAACCCCGAGGCCGCGGCGGCCGCCGCCCGTCACGGGCTCGCGATCGACCCGGCTCGGCCTCCCCGTCACGTGGACGACGTACGCAGCGACGGCGATCTCGTCATCACGGTCTGCGACGACGCGCACGAGCGAATGCGCTTCCGCGACGACCTGCACTGGTCGATCCGCGACCCTGCCCGCATCGGCACCCCCGCCGCGTTCGACGCCGCCTTCGACACGCTGTTCCAGCGCATCCGCGCCCTGTCGTCTCGACTCCTCGCCGCGTGA
- the dinB gene encoding DNA polymerase IV, with translation MRGEATVLHADLDAFYASVEQRDAPELRGRPVIVGGGVVLAASYEAKARGVRTAMGGRQALELCPDAVVVPPRMEAYSAASRDVFAIFRDTTPLVEGLSIDEAFLEVGGLRHIVGTPEQVAVRLRERVRAEVGLAISVGVARTKFLAKVASAVGKPDGLLVVEPEREEEFLLPLPVERLWGVGAVTAEKLHRYGIRTVGQLAELEAATAERMLGKAVGTHLHALARLRDPRPVDTTRRRGSIGSQRALGSRPRSTEELDLFLTQIIDRLARRLRDGDRVCRTVVLRLRFGDFTKATRSRTLGSPTDRTAILLTVAQTLLAAARPEIAERGITLIGISLSQLDRTENMQPELPIDWGDEQRLDTVLDTLRDRFGAASVSRAAQLGRDPGWSSPVLPEHE, from the coding sequence ATGCGGGGCGAAGCCACCGTGCTGCACGCCGACCTCGACGCGTTCTACGCCTCGGTCGAACAGCGCGATGCGCCCGAGCTGCGCGGTCGACCGGTGATCGTGGGCGGCGGAGTGGTGCTCGCCGCGAGCTATGAGGCCAAGGCCCGTGGGGTGCGCACCGCGATGGGCGGCCGCCAGGCGCTCGAGCTCTGTCCGGATGCCGTGGTCGTGCCGCCGCGCATGGAGGCGTATTCGGCGGCGAGCAGAGACGTGTTCGCGATCTTCCGCGACACGACGCCGCTCGTCGAGGGACTCTCGATCGACGAGGCCTTCCTCGAGGTCGGCGGGCTTCGGCACATCGTCGGCACGCCAGAGCAGGTCGCGGTGCGGCTGCGTGAACGGGTGCGCGCCGAGGTCGGACTCGCGATCTCGGTGGGCGTCGCCCGCACGAAGTTCCTCGCCAAGGTCGCGAGCGCGGTCGGCAAACCCGACGGGCTGCTCGTGGTCGAACCGGAGCGAGAAGAGGAGTTCCTCCTCCCCCTGCCGGTCGAACGGCTGTGGGGCGTGGGCGCGGTCACGGCCGAGAAGCTGCACCGGTACGGCATCCGCACCGTCGGTCAGCTCGCCGAGCTCGAGGCGGCGACGGCCGAGCGGATGCTGGGCAAGGCGGTCGGCACCCATCTGCACGCGCTGGCCAGGCTGCGGGATCCGCGCCCCGTCGACACCACCCGACGGCGCGGCTCGATCGGCTCACAGCGCGCGCTCGGCAGCCGCCCGCGCTCGACCGAGGAACTCGATCTCTTCCTCACGCAGATCATCGATCGACTCGCGCGGCGCCTGCGCGACGGCGACCGGGTCTGCCGGACGGTCGTGCTGCGTCTGCGGTTCGGCGACTTCACGAAGGCCACCCGATCGCGCACGCTCGGCTCTCCGACCGACCGCACCGCGATCCTGCTGACCGTGGCGCAGACGCTGCTCGCCGCCGCGAGGCCCGAGATCGCCGAGCGGGGCATCACGTTGATCGGCATCTCTCTGTCTCAGCTCGACCGCACCGAGAACATGCAGCCCGAGCTGCCGATCGACTGGGGCGACGAGCAGCGGCTCGACACCGTGCTCGACACCCTGCGTGATCGCTTCGGCGCGGCATCCGTCTCTCGCGCGGCGCAGCTGGGTCGTGACCCCGGATGGTCGAGCCCGGTCCTCCCCGAGCACGAGTGA
- a CDS encoding DUF7882 family protein codes for MGTLEYNSSRPAIDIEDVTLAHLKIVIGTKLRRNESFMMTWLPKPEVPSGRLTIWVHPSIPLVLEFDQPMVATIDPKRVTHMMEQLNSRGELVLDQL; via the coding sequence ATGGGAACACTGGAGTACAACAGCTCGCGCCCCGCGATCGACATCGAAGACGTGACTCTGGCGCACCTGAAGATCGTCATCGGGACGAAGCTGCGTCGCAACGAGAGTTTCATGATGACCTGGCTGCCGAAGCCCGAGGTGCCGTCGGGCCGGCTGACCATCTGGGTGCACCCGAGCATCCCGCTGGTGCTGGAGTTCGACCAGCCGATGGTCGCGACGATCGACCCGAAGCGCGTGACGCACATGATGGAGCAGCTGAACTCGCGCGGCGAGCTCGTGCTCGATCAGCTCTGA
- a CDS encoding carbohydrate ABC transporter permease translates to MTTATTILAEAEATTPRPGWRARRAADNDDTRKTNWWATALIAVCSLTVLVPLYLAVAVALKTPEQLAAGNGFEWPNPIRWENFADAWARTAFPQALLNTALITVGAVVFTLLTSSVVAYALARNSHRPFFKGVFFYFLAALFIPFPIIMLPLVKQTSLLGLDNQVGMIVLYTIFGISLNVFIYSAYIRSIPIELEEAARVDGASTWRVFWQIVFPLLTPMNATVGILTCVWAWNDFIMPLVVLTDPGARTIPLAQYVFQGQYNTDYTTAFASYLMAMAPLLIVYIFSQRWVISGVTRGSIK, encoded by the coding sequence ATGACCACCGCAACCACGATCCTCGCCGAAGCCGAGGCGACGACACCTCGCCCCGGATGGCGCGCCAGGCGCGCCGCCGACAACGACGACACCCGCAAGACGAACTGGTGGGCCACCGCGCTCATCGCCGTCTGCTCGCTCACCGTGCTCGTTCCGCTCTACCTCGCGGTCGCCGTCGCTCTCAAGACGCCAGAGCAGCTCGCCGCCGGCAACGGGTTCGAATGGCCGAACCCGATCCGTTGGGAGAACTTCGCGGATGCGTGGGCGCGGACCGCGTTCCCGCAGGCGCTGCTCAACACGGCGCTGATCACCGTCGGGGCAGTCGTCTTCACCCTGCTGACCAGCTCGGTCGTCGCCTACGCGTTGGCCCGCAACAGCCACCGGCCGTTCTTCAAGGGAGTGTTCTTCTACTTCCTCGCCGCGCTGTTCATCCCGTTCCCGATCATCATGCTGCCGCTGGTCAAGCAGACATCGCTCCTCGGGCTCGACAACCAGGTCGGCATGATCGTGCTCTACACGATCTTCGGGATCTCGCTGAACGTCTTCATCTACAGCGCCTACATCCGCTCGATCCCGATCGAGCTCGAAGAGGCCGCGCGCGTCGACGGAGCATCCACATGGCGCGTGTTCTGGCAGATCGTGTTCCCGCTGCTGACCCCCATGAACGCCACCGTCGGCATCCTCACCTGCGTCTGGGCGTGGAACGACTTCATCATGCCGCTCGTCGTGCTCACCGACCCCGGTGCGCGCACGATCCCGCTCGCGCAGTACGTGTTCCAGGGCCAGTACAACACCGACTACACGACCGCCTTCGCCTCATACCTGATGGCGATGGCACCGCTGCTGATCGTCTACATCTTCTCGCAGCGCTGGGTCATCTCCGGAGTCACCCGAGGGTCCATCAAATAG
- a CDS encoding carbohydrate ABC transporter permease, with protein sequence MSTLTSAVRATTPGPEGSKRARRVRTTNSRALPAYYWMVWPAVIAFAAFHTIPVIVGIFFSFTNYAGYGDWNFVGISNYLNLFKDDRVLKAYGFSFLFAIVATILTNVISLSIAMGLNAKIRARNFWRGVYFVPYVLAILVIGYVFQFLFSNSLPKILSGIPLFRDNILTNPDWAWTAIVALAVWQACAFSIIIYLSGLQTIPSELYEAASLDGASSWRQFGSITFPLISAFFTINVVLSLKGFLQVFDPIVALTNGGPGTSTESVTLLVFRGGFSGGEFAYQTANAVIFFIVITIVSLLQFRVLQRREADI encoded by the coding sequence ATGAGCACTCTGACCAGCGCTGTGCGCGCCACGACGCCGGGGCCTGAGGGATCGAAGCGCGCGCGGCGGGTCCGCACCACGAACTCCCGCGCCCTGCCGGCCTACTACTGGATGGTCTGGCCTGCGGTCATCGCCTTTGCGGCGTTCCACACCATCCCTGTCATCGTGGGCATCTTCTTCAGCTTCACGAACTACGCGGGCTACGGCGACTGGAACTTCGTCGGCATCTCGAACTATCTCAACCTGTTCAAGGACGACAGGGTCCTGAAGGCCTACGGCTTCTCGTTCCTGTTCGCCATCGTGGCCACGATCCTCACGAACGTGATCTCGCTGTCGATCGCGATGGGGCTCAACGCCAAGATCCGCGCTCGGAACTTCTGGCGAGGCGTCTACTTCGTGCCGTATGTGCTCGCGATCCTGGTGATCGGCTACGTCTTCCAGTTCCTCTTCTCGAACTCTCTGCCGAAGATCCTGTCGGGCATCCCTCTCTTCCGAGACAACATCCTCACCAACCCCGACTGGGCCTGGACGGCGATCGTCGCCCTCGCGGTCTGGCAGGCCTGCGCGTTCTCGATCATCATCTACCTCTCGGGGCTGCAGACGATCCCGAGCGAGCTGTACGAGGCAGCATCCCTCGACGGTGCCTCGTCGTGGCGGCAGTTCGGATCGATCACCTTCCCGCTCATCAGCGCGTTCTTCACGATCAACGTCGTGCTGAGTCTCAAGGGCTTCCTGCAGGTCTTCGACCCGATCGTCGCCCTCACCAACGGCGGGCCGGGCACGTCGACCGAATCGGTCACCCTGCTCGTCTTCCGCGGCGGATTCTCCGGTGGAGAGTTCGCCTACCAGACCGCGAACGCCGTGATCTTCTTCATCGTGATCACGATCGTCTCGCTCCTGCAGTTCCGGGTCCTTCAGCGCAGAGAGGCCGATATCTGA
- a CDS encoding ABC transporter substrate-binding protein, translating into MRIRHRKTARGVAMAAALGTVVALGGCASPPEDGITTLSFFQFKGEALEDFDAIIADFEAENPDIRVVQNQVADSETLIRTLLVKDKAPDVITLNANGGFGDLAQAGVFYDFSDEPVLETINPAVQEILAELGTKQGEVNGLGYVNNANGVIYNQDIFEEQGLEVPETWDEFIAVCDALEAAGIAPFYGTLADSWTGMPSWNALGAYASQDGFFDDLRAEGEDVGADSAVSFENNFPEVMAQQAQLFSYMQEGYRGRTYDDGNAAFARGESAMLLQGIWALNPVKAINPDINAAIFPYPAADEPDDRLLVSGVDVVVTMAKDTPHREEALRFIEYLFDVGVIEEFAASQNMIPSVKGAELSDDPALQSVKPFFDEGKITGFIDHQVPPSIPLVAIVQQFLFDGDADAALSTLDSEWRKVAARTIPVTGDEE; encoded by the coding sequence ATGAGAATCAGACATCGAAAGACCGCCAGGGGTGTCGCGATGGCGGCCGCCCTCGGCACCGTCGTGGCTTTGGGAGGGTGCGCGTCGCCGCCCGAGGACGGCATCACCACCCTCAGCTTCTTCCAGTTCAAGGGGGAGGCGCTCGAGGACTTCGACGCGATCATCGCGGACTTCGAGGCCGAGAACCCCGACATCCGGGTCGTGCAGAACCAGGTCGCGGATTCCGAGACCCTCATCCGCACTCTGCTCGTCAAGGACAAGGCACCGGACGTCATCACCCTGAACGCGAACGGCGGATTCGGGGACCTCGCTCAAGCCGGTGTGTTCTACGACTTCTCGGACGAGCCGGTGCTCGAGACCATCAACCCCGCGGTGCAGGAGATCCTCGCCGAGCTCGGCACCAAGCAGGGCGAGGTGAACGGTCTCGGTTACGTCAACAACGCCAACGGGGTCATCTACAACCAGGACATCTTCGAGGAGCAGGGGCTCGAGGTCCCCGAGACGTGGGACGAGTTCATCGCGGTGTGCGACGCGCTCGAGGCTGCGGGGATCGCACCGTTCTACGGCACCCTCGCGGACTCCTGGACCGGGATGCCGTCGTGGAACGCCCTGGGGGCCTATGCCTCGCAGGACGGCTTCTTCGACGACCTGCGCGCGGAGGGTGAAGACGTCGGTGCCGATTCGGCCGTGTCGTTCGAGAACAACTTCCCCGAGGTCATGGCACAGCAGGCGCAGCTCTTCTCGTACATGCAGGAGGGCTATCGCGGTCGCACGTACGACGACGGGAACGCGGCGTTCGCCCGCGGAGAGTCCGCGATGCTGCTGCAGGGAATCTGGGCGCTCAACCCGGTGAAGGCCATCAACCCCGACATCAACGCGGCGATCTTCCCGTACCCGGCGGCCGACGAGCCCGACGATCGCCTGCTGGTCTCCGGAGTGGATGTCGTCGTCACCATGGCGAAGGACACCCCTCATCGCGAGGAGGCGCTCCGCTTCATCGAGTATCTCTTCGACGTCGGAGTGATCGAGGAGTTCGCTGCCTCGCAGAACATGATCCCTTCCGTGAAGGGCGCGGAGCTGAGCGACGATCCTGCTCTCCAGTCGGTCAAGCCCTTCTTCGACGAGGGCAAGATCACCGGCTTCATCGACCACCAGGTGCCGCCGAGCATCCCGTTGGTCGCGATCGTGCAGCAGTTTCTCTTCGACGGTGATGCGGATGCGGCACTGTCGACCCTCGACAGCGAGTGGCGCAAGGTCGCCGCCCGCACCATCCCTGTGACGGGAGACGAAGAATGA